ACGTTGGGAAAAAAGACGAACTTGATCCATCCGCCGCCAACGAGACCCACGGTGAGAAAGAGCGTGGCAACACCCCCTGCGAGGGTTAGATACCGCCATTGGAGTGCCCATTCGAGAAAGGGACGATAATAGCGGTCAACAGCGATGAGCAAACCATCGGCCACGCCATTTTGAACGCGTTGCCACAGAGTGACAATGGCGCGTTTGCGCGGGGGATCGCTGTCTTTTTTTAAATCTATTTTGGCGTGCGCGAGGTGTGCTGGTAAAATAAAGAGCGATTCGATGAGGGAAAATATGAGGGTAAGGATAACAATCATGGGAATGAGTCTCATGATTTTTCCCATGCTGCCTTCAACGGTGAGCAAGGGAGAGAAGGCCGCAATAGATGTGAGGATAGCAAAAATGACGGGAACATATACTTCTTGCGCGCCATCAATGGCGGCGCGCAAACCGCGTTTGCCCATTTGGTAATGGCGATAGATGTTTTCTCCTACGATGACCGCGTCATCTACGACAATGCCGAGCACCACGATAAATGCAAAAAGGGAGATCATGTTGATGGAGATGTCGAAGAAGGGCATCAGGCCGATTGCGCCGAGAAATGAAATGGGAATGCCCAGAGCAACCCAGAAGGCGAGGCGCAAACGGAGAAACATCGTCAGCGCGATAAAGACGAGGATAAAACCCAGTTGACCATTGTGCAGCATGAGTTCCAGGCGGTCATTTAAGATGCGAGAAAAGTCTGCCCAGACGGTGAGTTTGATGCCATCGGGCATGCGCTGTTGTGTATTATTGATATAGGCTTTGACTTTTTTGGTAATATCCAGAGCATTTTGATCGCCTACGCGATAAACCTTGACCGTCACGGTGGGTTCTGCATCAAATTGAGCAGATTGATCTGTTTCCGCAAACCCGTCGATGACTGTGGCGACATCGCCCAGGCGAAGGTACGTGCCATCGGGCCGAGAGCGCAAGACGAGCGATTCAAATTCTTTGCCTCGATATGCCTGCCCTTTGGTGCGCAACAGGATTTCGCCGCCCTGTGTTCGAATGGCGCCGCCGGGCAGATCGAGCGAGAAAAGCCTCACGGCCATGGCAATTTCGCTAAAGGTGAGGTCGTAACGCCTCAGGTCATTTTCCGAGACTTCGATAGCGATTTCGTAAGGGCGTGTGCTGACGAGATCGACCTGTGTGATGCCGGGAATGGTTGCAATGTCGTCTCTGACTTGCTCACCGATTGTTTTGAGGGTTTTTTCATCTGTCGGTCCCGAGATAGCAACGTTGATGACCTGGCGGCGGTTGGTGATTTCTCGAATGACGGGTTTTTCCGTTTCCACCGGAAAAGTGGTGATGGCATCTACGCGGGCTTTGACATCGTCGAGCAGTTTGCGCATATCAGCACCCGACTCGAGTTCGATGTTGACGACACCGCTGTTCTCCGATGCCGTGGAGGTGATGCGCTCGATGCCGTCGAGACCTACTACGGCTTCTTCGATGCGTATGCAGACGGCTTCTTCGACTTCTTCGGGAGCAGCGCCTCGATAGATCATGGAGATATTGATCATGTCCTGTGAAAATTCTGGGAAGACTTCCATGCGAATACTGGATGTGAGAAAAATGCCACCTCCCAGGATCAACACCATCAACAGATTGGCCGCCACGCTGTTTCGGGCAAACCATTCAATGGCATTTTTCATTGCGTGCCTCCAGTGCGCACGGTGCGTACGCGCATGCCATCGACGACGGTATCGATTGGCGATAGGCAGAGTTGATCACCTGATTTTAGACCGCTTTTAACAACGACTTTTTCTGCGTCGGCGCGCAAGATGTCGATGGTTCGATAATAGAGGCGATTGCCCGTGACCACGAGGACGCGACTTTTGCCGCGCAGTGCAGCACGCGGGATGACCACGACGTTTTCCGCGCGCTGGCCCAGGATTTCTGCAGTGACAAACAGACCCACAGCTAATGGCGGCGTGTTGCTATCGCGCTGGCGGTATGGATTATCTACGCGCCCGACGAGCGCGATCATGCCAGAGCGCGTGTCAATTTCGCCTTCAACGCGCACAATGCGTCCCATATAGGTGTGTTTCTGTCCGGCAAATGTGGCGTGGAAGCGCACATCGGGGCCTGAATTATGATGGGGATTATTGCGAAAGGAGAACGGCAGGTCTAGGTAAGCGAGTTGCTCATCGGGCACGGGCAGGCGCACTTCGGCATAGTCAATCGCGTAAATGTGGCCGAGCGGTGAACCCGGGTTGACGTATTGTCCGACATCGGCATTTTTGGTGCGAACGCGTCCGGGATATGGTGCTCTGATTTGCGTGCGTTCGAGGTTGAGGTTGGCGCGCATCAATGCGCCTTCGGCTGCGGCAATGGTCGCACGGGCTTCGTCAATTTGTGGCTTGCGCAAGACGAGATCGGTTGGATCTCCATTGCCCAGGCGTTTCCATTCGTCACGGGCAATTGCGGCTTCTTCTTCTTCGCGTGCCAATCGCAATTTGGCCTGTGCAACCTGAACCTGTGCCTGTGCGACAGCGACTGCGTAATCGCGCGGATCAATGGTGAGCAGGACATCGCCTTTTTCGAAAAATCCCCCGTTGGCAAATGCGGGCGATACATCAATGATCTGGCCTGCCACTTGTGAAACGAGTGTGGTTTGCGTGCGCGGGGCAACCGTGCCTTGCGCTGGAATAATGAGTTGGAAGTCTGTGGGATGAAGGGATTTAACTCGCACAAGCGGTGGGGGTACTTCTGTTGGTTTGGGCTGGACGACTTCCCGGTTTTTGACAAGTGCAAAAGCTCCCAGCATACCGATAATCAGGACAATGATGGGAAGGAGGATTTTGAGTTTCACGATGTATTTTCTCCTCGTCTATTTTTCTGAAGGAACTCGGGGGCGTTTAAATTCTTTTAGAAAGAGAGAATCGACGGTGGCTTGAAGGATCAGGAGTGCCCGCTGATGGTCACCGGATTGTTGTAAGAGGCGACTGGCTATCTGGCGTGCGTTGTCGGCGTTGTCCTGTGCGCGTTTGAGATCGCTTCTCAGTGCTTTAATCTGGCGATTTTGTACGTTTAGTCGCTCGTTGGCGCGGTCGAGTTTTTGTTGGGTGTTTCGCAATGTCTCGCGGTTTTTGGTGTGTTGTGCTTCCTCGCGCTTAAGCCGATTTTGGGTTGATGCGTGAAGTGATCTTTCGGTGTTGAGGCTGTCGAGATAGGCGCGGTGTGCGCGGGTTTCCCGATCTAAGTCGCTTTGTGTGAGGCGCAATTGTTCGCGTGCAGAGGCAAGTTCTTTGCGGGTGCGTTGGTGATGGTCGATTTCGTTGGATAGCTTGCCGCGCACCTCGACTTCAGATCCGGTGAGTTCCGCTTTTTCATTGATTTGGGACATGAGGCGGTCGGTTTGGTCGCCGAGTCGCTCGCGAAAAGCCGTGAGTTCTTGCTGAAACCGCGCCTGGGTATTTTCAAGGGTTTGCCCTTGGCGCGTGAGCGAGGTTTGCAAAATCAGGATCAGAAAAGTGATAACTATGACAGATGCGTAGCCCAAAAATCCGTAGAGCCAGCGATTTTCAAGGCGGAAGAAGGATTTGCCTTCAATTTTGTCGCGCTCTGAAATATAAAAAACAATGTACACACCCACGCCGAGCAGAATGAGCGCGCCGAGTGTAGAGAGGATGAGGATTTTCATAGTTGATTCTCATTGTGAGCTAATAAGCGGTGTGCAACTTTCCAAGAAGATCGTTTGAATATTGTAAATAGCAAGGTTTCGGCTTTAAACGCAAGTAGAAATACAAGGGTGTAGAAGCACAAAGAGCGCCGGCAAATCGCGCCGACGCTCTGGTTTTGTTAGGGCTGTGTTTTAAGGGAACACGCGGTGTACAATTTTTCACTTTAACTACAATAGGTGGCAAGTCTTTTACTGTGGGTGGGATGCCTCAGCCGATTGAGTGCCTCCTCTTTGAGTTGGCGCACCCGTTCTCTACTTACCCCCAGTTTGTTACCTATTTGTTGATAGGTCGCGGGTTTTGAACTGCTGACTTCGGTGTTTTCCGCCGGGTCGCTGAAACCGTAATAGAGATGTAGAATTTGCCGGTCGCGGTCGGGCAAGGCACTGAGCGCGTTGTGTATATCATTGTGCATAGTGTCTTGAATATAGGCGTCTTCCGGAGACAATGTTTGGGAATCCGGTAGAGTTTCTTGCAGGGTGACAGCGCGTGGTGCGGAGTTTGTGGCCTCATCGTACATTGGGGTATCCAGAGATACGGTATTGTAAGCCGATTCGAGGGTGTGCGTAACCTTTTTGAGAGGCAGATCGGTTTCTCGGGCGAGTTCATCGGCATCGGGTTGTCGGTCGAGGTGCTGAGTCAGATCAGCTTCGACTTTGCGCAATTTGTTGAGGTCGTTGACAACATTTCCGGGAATCCGGATGGATCGGGTTTGAACTTCGAGGGCTTTGAGGATGTTCTGCCGTATCCACCAGACTGCATAAGTAATGAACTTGTAACCTTTTTCGGGTTTGAATTTGCGGGCAGCAGTCATCAAGCCCATGTTGCCTTCATTGATGAGATCGGCCATGGGAAGCCCTTGATTCTTAAAATTTTTGGCAACGTGGATGACAAAGCGCAGGTTGCTGGTGATGAGCTTTTCGCGGGCGTGCTCTCCTGCCCGCTGGGCACTCGCACTCGCACTTGGCAGGTTGCCCAGAGCAATTTGCTCTGTCAGTGCTCTTTCTTCGTCTGGTGTGAGCAGTGGATGTCGTTCAATCTCCTTGTAGTAATAGGCCAGAGAGGGTTCATCGCCCACATAGGGCGAAGCGCAAACTGGGGCTTTGCGAAGAGCCTGCTGGACGGGGGGGCGATGCTGTTTCATTTCGGAAATCACGTTTCCTCCTTATGGTGTTCTGAGGTCCTATATCGTGTGTGGAACATCTGTCTATTTCTGTGAAATGGCCTCAGTTATGGTTGAGCAAAAATATAGTGAACATTTGTTCATAAGTCAAGAAAAAAATAACACAATAAATAATTGTTTATAGGTAATTTATTGTGTTATAAGAAAAAATATGTGCAGTATTTTGTGCAGTAGGGCAAAAAACGCCATTCAGGTGTATAGATCAGCCATCCACGAGTTCGTATATGCCCGAGTTTTTCATGTTTTCGCGGGTTTCAACTTTATAGACCCAGCATCGGTTGTGGGTCATGTTGCGCACGAGTTTGTCGGCGTAATCAAAGACAAATTTTGATGACGCTTCCATGCCAACGTTGGGCATAATTCGCAGATCGATTATACCCCGGCGGTGCATTTCTTCAAAAAATTCGCGTTCGGGATCATTTTCGTTGATGAGCATCGTGTGGTCAAACATGTGCTCTAACCATGCTTTGAGCTTCTTGAGCTTGCTAAAATCGACGACAAAGTGATTTTCGTCGAGTTCGTTGCAGGTAAAATAAAGCGTAATCTCGCGGTTATATCCGTGAATAAAGCGACAGTGACCGTCGTGATATCCCTGACGATGTGCACAGGGCAGATCGTGATAGGTTTTTGTCGATGAAAATTTTCCCTTTCCCATGGGCATCCTTTCTGTTTACGGCCTTTTCGCTGTGCCGTCTTGCGGGGTGTAGCCCAATACTTCCCTGGTGGCATCAATTCCGAGATAGGATTTTTTGTGATCAGATACGCCATGTACAATGGCAAAGTCGGTATCTGCTTCCACGCATTTTTGAAAAAGTTGTGCGGTATCCCGCGGGCTGATGAGTATGCTGGGTTTGTCTGGATCGTAAATTTCATCGGCATTCCATCTCGGGCCGCCCAGGCGCACACAGATGCAGGATAGTCCGTGGGTTTCGGAATATACCCGCGCAAGGGCTTCGCCCCAGCATTTGGTGGCGCCATAGACATTGGTGGGAAATATGGGCACATCCCATTCGATGGAGGAATCGCCCGGGTAGCCTAACACAGCATTGACCGAACTGGCAAAAACAATGCGCTTGCAACCGCACAGGTGTGCAGCGTGAAAGGCGTTGTATGCGCCAATGATATTGAGGTCGAGCAAGGTTTCGTAAAAGTCGGCACGTGGACTGCGATCGGCTGCGAGGTGTATTACGGTATGAATGCCTCGACAAGCAGCGTGAAATTCGTCGAGATTGGTAATATCCATCCGGACAAATTCTTCGTGATCTGCAAGATTTTCAACCGGGTTCACATCTGCAAGCCGAAGGCGATAGGTCGCGCCCCAGTGCTGGCGCAACATGCCGGCGACAAAGCCTGCACCACCTGTGATGAGAATGTGTTTTTGTTCGGACATGAGAAACCTTTCTGTAGTAGCCCCAGGCCTACCATCCATGTGTCCAGTGCCCACCTGTTGGGAACCAGATGAGATCGACAATAGACGAAACGATGACGCCTGTGACATAGCCCACTGGCAGGCCAATAAAATAAGGTGCTGCGCGGCGGTACAGGGCAATGCCACCGATACGCAGGAAAAGTGATTTGGCCGCCCAGGTGAGAAAAATGGAGAAGCTGTAGATTCTTGGACCAGAGGTATTTTGAAAGGCGAGGCCAATCGGGTGCAGGGGCCACCAGGGCAGGCGGCTTCGCAAGCCAATGAGCACGAGCGCTTCAAAGATGCCAATGAACCATACGGCCATTTTATATGGATCAAAAACGGTTTTTTGTTCGTTGAGAATGTGGTTGGTCATGTTGCTGTAGAGGCGGACCGAGGCCGAGTTTGAGCGGCCGGAAAATGGGGCTGTGTGCAGATTTTGCCCCCCGTGGGCGTATGCCAGATAGATAATAAAGATGAAGGATGCGAGTAAGCCCGCGGTGAAGGCGAGCGCGGCGATACGCGCAATGCGGGCGTTTGGCGTTGCGCCGTGCAATTTCAGGTGGTGGGGTAGCGCGGGCCATGCGGGAATGCGCGTGTTGCCAAAGAAGGCGCTGGAGTTGACAAATTCAGTACCCACAAAGTCCGAGGGGGTCAAGTTGGCAGTACCTGTAAAGGTATAGACCATGCCACCGCCTTTACCATATATGGGTAGAAGATGGGGAAAACCACTGGCGGCCGTGAATTTGGCGACGGTGAAATATGCCGTGTAGAGTAGCGCGGTTTGCAAGAGTGCAATGGGGATAGACATGCCCATTGCACTCATCCAGCCGATGATGAAGGCAGTTGTCAGAATAAAGCCGATAAATGCCATGCGGTAGGATATAATGCTGTCGTTATGAACAGACTGTCTGCCTTCTACAACAGCTTGCCAGACGCGAGACAGGTGTCCCCGAGCGGCCCAAATAGACCAGAGCGCCAGCAAAACAAGGGCGCCGTGGCTTTCGAGATTGATGATTTCGGATGATTTTGCCTGCTGGTTAGCCAGGCCCAGGGTGAAACCCGTGCGGTCCATAATGCCGAGTTTGACTATGGCGATGAGGCGCAGAACCCAAAAACTGAAGAGGATGTCGAGATTGCAGAAGTAGGTGAGGCCGACTACCGGGGGCAAGATGCGAAGGTAAATGGGTGGAAAGTCGCGGGCGAGGTCGATTTGTTTGCTCAGGTACCCGGCATAGATGGTGATGCGTGGCAAGCCCGTGGCGAAATAACCGAGGATATTCCACGCGAAGACGCCAAAAACAGTGAAAAAACCCGCCCAGAAAATTTTGTTGCGAAAAATATCGGGGATGCGCCCGGGTTGATCAAAGCCAGATGTGAGTTCTACGGCAAATTGCGCGAGCGGAAAGGCGAGCCGCTCGTGGTCTTCCCACTGGCGTTGGAAGAGAATACACAAGCACAATCCCGCTGCAAAAACGGCTAATGAGATGGCGGTCCACCAGAATAGGGGTTGCAACCAGCCCGCCCAGGGTATGGAACTATATGGAGGCAATCCATCGTAGAAAGGGCGAATAACCGCAGGCGATATGTCTGGCAGGGTCCACCAGGGCAAGATGTCAAAGATAATTTCGGTCCAGCGATTTTCAGGTGACGCATAATAGGTGGGCACGGCCATTGTGCTCGTCCAATAAGCTGCCCAACCTTCGAGGGGAATAACGCCCGCGATCCAGGACATGCTGTAGATGACCAGCAGTTCGGTGCCCGAAAGAGCCGCTTTGGGCCAGAAGGTTTTGAGACCGATATTGGCAAATAACCAGAGTACAAAGGGCAGCAACATGGCCATGGGGTATTGCGATTTGACCAGGGATGACGACCCCATCACCAACCCGGCGTGGTCGGTGTACACATTGAGGGCAATGGCGGTGAGTGCGCCAAAGAGCACGGAGCGCCCTGTGATGCGCGAGGGAATAGCTTGAGATTCTTGTTGGGGAGATGTTGCAGCCATGGTCAGTCGGGAATGGCGAAGCGGTCGTGGGAAAGAAAGACGCGCGTGATTTTCAGGAAGCGGGGACCTTTATACGCGTCGCGTTTGTGCAGGAGTTGTGCGTTGTCGTAAATGAGCATGTCGCCCATGCGATAGTTGTGCTGGTATATGTGCTGTGGGCGGAGTTGATAGGTGAGCAGTTCGTTTTTGAGTGCCTGGCTTTCGGCTTCGTCCAGCCCGTCAATTCCACGCGTGTGGGGAGCCAGATAGAGAGTTTTTCGACCTGTGCTCGGGCTGGTGAGTACCAGAGGATGGGTGACTACAAGGGGTTCGACTTCGTGAATTTTGCCGGGCAGATATTTGACGCGCATGTTCTCGATGTGCTTCTTGAGTGTTTTCGGAAGGGCTTCATAGCCCATGTGTGTACTACAAAAGCTGGTGCCGCCCCCTTGTTCCGGGGCGATGATACAGAAAAGCGTGGATAGTGTGGCGGGATTTTTGCGAAAGGCCTGATCTGTATGCCAGCTACTGTCATTGTCTGTGATGGGAGCACCGATAAATGTTCCTTCATCATTGTTCAAATTCGAGAGGTAATTGACTTCTTTGAAACGGGGACTGTGATTGACTCTGGCTGCGGGTTCTGCGACGGGTCCGAGCGCAGCACTGAGGGTGTAGATGTCTTCGTCGTGGAGCGATTGCCTCCGAAAGAGAAGCAGGGCGTGTTCGTTGACTGCATCGAGAAGGGCTTCGGCCATTTCGCCATTGATTTGGGTGAGGTCAATGTCGTGAACTTCAACGCCGTAGTTGGGCGTGAGAGGTGTTGTTCGGAAGGTCATGGCTGGATTCCAAATGCTTTGTTGTAAATATTGGAGACTTCGTTGAGGTTGCCGTAAAAGGCGCGCACTTCGGGGTCTTTGTGGTCGCGCCAGAAGATGGGAGGGATGATGGAGTCGTTGGCCAAGTATTTGTGGTCGCGGTGTCCGTAGTATATTTGCAGGGTTTTGCGGTCGCATTTCGTAGGTCGCGTGGTAGCCGTGTGTAGTGCCGCGACATTGAAGAGACAGACCGTGCCTGCGGGACCGTGAATATCGGCGATGCCTCCGCGTTTGAGTTGTGCTTCGTTATCTTCGAGCGTGGGTTCGTAAACCGATTCGGGCGAGAGTGAAAAACAGTGGGTGTCTGCGCCCACATCCGTGAGATAGAGCATGAGCTGGATATAGTCCATTCGAAATGGATGCTCGTCCCAGTGGGGGCGATCGCGGTGCCAACTGCGGTGCTGTTCGCCGTCGTAAGGGAGCATGTAACGCGCGCCAATTTCGCCAAAGCAAACCGGTCCCCCCATGAGTTGTTCGATTGCAGCGAGGATTTTCGGATGACGGATCACGCGGTCAAATTCGGGCGTGGTGACGAGTGCGTCGTAATTAGCTTGCTGATGGTAGCCATAGGGATGCCAGCGAAACACAAATTGCTCGCGGTCGCGGTCAAATAGGGCGATAAATTCGTCGCGTTCATCAACGGTGAGTAAATCGGTGCGCATGATATACCCGTGACGCCGGAAATAATCGACTTCGACTTCGTTGAGGATGGGTTCGGTTAAATTGGACATGAGACATATTTCCCGAAGTTATGCATTCCCGACCATTACCAGCGCGACATCTGCCACATTGGTTCCTGTTGCTCCGGTGATGATCAGGTCGTCCAGTGGTTTAAAAAAGTGGTAGGCGTCATTGTTTTTTAGATGCGCGATCGCGGATAGTCCCAGTGCCTCTGCGCGCGCTATGGTTTGTCCATCGGCTACGGCGCCCGCGGCATCGGTTGGCCCATCGGTGCCATCGGTACCTCCGCTAAATAGTACGACATTGTCCCATCCGGCCAACTGAATTGCGCCCGATAGCGGAATTTCTTGATTGCGCCCGCCCTTGCCCTCTCCGCTCACCAGCACGGTTGTTTCTCCGCCGGCAATCACGCAGGCCGGTGCTGTAAGGGGCTGTCCAGATGTCACAATTTCTTTGGCAATACCCGCATATACATAAGCGACTTCTCTCGCCTCGCCCTCGATGCGCGTAGATAATACCAGGGCATTATACCCCAATTCCATCGCTTTGTTATTTGCCGCAGCTACGGCCAAACCATTGCTGCCGACCACGAGATTCTGAACTTTGGAGAGCGCCGCATCACCGGGCTTGGGCGTATCTTCAATATCTCCAGCCAAACCGGCTTTTAGTCGCAGCCGAACACTTTCGGGTATTTTATCGACCAATTCGTATTTGTCCAGAATATCCATACACGTTTTAAATGTCGCGGTATCCGGCACTGTGGGGCCAGATGCGATGACATCCATGGGATCGCCAATTACATCTGACAACATCAGTGCGACAACTGTCGCGGGAAACGCCGCCCGCGCCAGGCCGCCTCCTTTTAAGCGCGATAGATGTTTGCGGATGGCATTGAGTTCCACAATATTTGCACCGCAGGCTAACAATAGGCTCGTGGTCTCTTGTTTGTCCGCAAGCGTCAATCCATCAGCAGGTGCGGGCGCGAGTGCCGAGCCACCACCGGAGATCAAACAAATCACCAGCGTGTTTTCATCCGCTTCTTCCAGCAAATGAACCATGCGTCCGACGCCGTCAACTCCCGATTCGTCGGGTACAGGATGGCCGCATTCCACTATGTCGATATGTTTTAAGGGCAATGCATGGTCGTATTTTGTATTCATTGATCCACCGGAGATGCGATTACCCAATATATCTTCCAGAGCTACGCCCATTTGCGGTGAGGCTTTGCCCGTGCCCACGACCAGGATGCGGTGGTAAACACTTAAATCATAATTTCGATCGCCTATGTGCAAAATATTGTCATCCAGCGATACAAATTGCCGCACGCACTGTTCGGCATCAACTGCTTTGACTGCTGTATCAAAAATCTCACGCGCGTGTGCGCGCATGGTTTCAACATCAAAAATACGCATTGAATTTGCTCCTGTCCTATTGAGTGACAAATGTCGCTGTCGCGGTTGCTGTCTGGCCTGTTGTTTCATCCACAATCGCGATTTCTACGGTCTTTTCGCCCGGTTCAGAGCGCGACATGTCCAATTCGAGATATCCCGGTTCTTGTGTCTCTGTTCCCACTTGTTCGTATTCGATTGAGACAACGCCCTGCTCGCTCTTTTGTCCGAGCATTTTGCCCACGCCACCCAAAATTCGTGCGCCGATGGTCTTTTGATCGCGCGATCGCACCACATAAGATACGCGGTATTTGGTCTGGCCGAAGGCATTGCGTTTTAAGTTGTAAATTTCGAAATATATAAATACGGGTTGCGCGGGCAAATAGGCTTTTGAGGCTATGGGGATCACTTCAATATCGCCCTTTTGGAACCGACTCTTGTCGGCCATATTGATGGTGGCGGCGAGTTCCACATCGCTGATCTTTAACTCGTCGTCTATATCATATTCGGGCACGACGCGGTTGATGTGATACACCTGTGATTTTCTCGAACGGCGATCCAAAACCTGCACGGAAATGCGATAATTGCCCGGTGTTAAAAACAAACGGTCCATCTCCGGCATATACGCGCCAGGTGACTGATCGGCTTCACCCGCTGCGCCCAGCACCATTTCCTGGCTCGTGCGATAGACGGGATCGCCCGCTTGATTGTAAACCACAATGCCGCGGTCTAATTGTGCGATTTTCGCGCCATCTTGCCCGGCTGCAAAATGTAACTGCGCGGTTGGAATACCGTAATAAAT
The Gemmatimonadota bacterium DNA segment above includes these coding regions:
- a CDS encoding efflux RND transporter permease subunit, whose translation is MKNAIEWFARNSVAANLLMVLILGGGIFLTSSIRMEVFPEFSQDMINISMIYRGAAPEEVEEAVCIRIEEAVVGLDGIERITSTASENSGVVNIELESGADMRKLLDDVKARVDAITTFPVETEKPVIREITNRRQVINVAISGPTDEKTLKTIGEQVRDDIATIPGITQVDLVSTRPYEIAIEVSENDLRRYDLTFSEIAMAVRLFSLDLPGGAIRTQGGEILLRTKGQAYRGKEFESLVLRSRPDGTYLRLGDVATVIDGFAETDQSAQFDAEPTVTVKVYRVGDQNALDITKKVKAYINNTQQRMPDGIKLTVWADFSRILNDRLELMLHNGQLGFILVFIALTMFLRLRLAFWVALGIPISFLGAIGLMPFFDISINMISLFAFIVVLGIVVDDAVIVGENIYRHYQMGKRGLRAAIDGAQEVYVPVIFAILTSIAAFSPLLTVEGSMGKIMRLIPMIVILTLIFSLIESLFILPAHLAHAKIDLKKDSDPPRKRAIVTLWQRVQNGVADGLLIAVDRYYRPFLEWALQWRYLTLAGGVATLFLTVGLVGGGWIKFVFFPNVESDNIVAMLTMPQGTPAEVTEKAVRRLEASAQQLQREIEGENSGSVFRHVFASVGEQPYRAAQGPPTGSTASFSSAHLGEVYIELMPSENRDISSEEIANRWRELTGAIPDAVELTYSSSLFSSGEAINIQFSGPDYGELREVAEKFKSALNDYPGVFDIADSFRPGKEEVKLSLTRQAETLGITLADLARQVRQAFYGEEAQRIQRGRDDIRVMVRYPESERRSLGNLEDMRIRTPGGGEVPFSIAARAEPGRGYASIRRADRQRVINVTSDVDISIANANEIIAECTRTVLPQILADHPRVRYDFEGQQREQDEMLQGLAQSFVIALLIIYILLAIPFKSYVQPLIVMGAIPFGIVGAVWGHVALGFNLSILSVFGIVALTGIVVNDSLVMVDFINKQREKGHPLSDALREAGAVRFRPILLTSVTTFLGLTPLLLEKSLQAQFLVPMAISLGFGVLFATVITLLLVPISYNILEDIINAFYHLIGRERGAFRSELNRAAD
- a CDS encoding efflux RND transporter periplasmic adaptor subunit, with the translated sequence MKLKILLPIIVLIIGMLGAFALVKNREVVQPKPTEVPPPLVRVKSLHPTDFQLIIPAQGTVAPRTQTTLVSQVAGQIIDVSPAFANGGFFEKGDVLLTIDPRDYAVAVAQAQVQVAQAKLRLAREEEEAAIARDEWKRLGNGDPTDLVLRKPQIDEARATIAAAEGALMRANLNLERTQIRAPYPGRVRTKNADVGQYVNPGSPLGHIYAIDYAEVRLPVPDEQLAYLDLPFSFRNNPHHNSGPDVRFHATFAGQKHTYMGRIVRVEGEIDTRSGMIALVGRVDNPYRQRDSNTPPLAVGLFVTAEILGQRAENVVVIPRAALRGKSRVLVVTGNRLYYRTIDILRADAEKVVVKSGLKSGDQLCLSPIDTVVDGMRVRTVRTGGTQ
- a CDS encoding RNA polymerase sigma factor RpoD/SigA, with product MISEMKQHRPPVQQALRKAPVCASPYVGDEPSLAYYYKEIERHPLLTPDEERALTEQIALGNLPSASASAQRAGEHAREKLITSNLRFVIHVAKNFKNQGLPMADLINEGNMGLMTAARKFKPEKGYKFITYAVWWIRQNILKALEVQTRSIRIPGNVVNDLNKLRKVEADLTQHLDRQPDADELARETDLPLKKVTHTLESAYNTVSLDTPMYDEATNSAPRAVTLQETLPDSQTLSPEDAYIQDTMHNDIHNALSALPDRDRQILHLYYGFSDPAENTEVSSSKPATYQQIGNKLGVSRERVRQLKEEALNRLRHPTHSKRLATYCS
- a CDS encoding 6-carboxytetrahydropterin synthase, which codes for MGKGKFSSTKTYHDLPCAHRQGYHDGHCRFIHGYNREITLYFTCNELDENHFVVDFSKLKKLKAWLEHMFDHTMLINENDPEREFFEEMHRRGIIDLRIMPNVGMEASSKFVFDYADKLVRNMTHNRCWVYKVETRENMKNSGIYELVDG
- a CDS encoding NAD(P)-dependent oxidoreductase, whose amino-acid sequence is MSQASSFRLLSISSGSQQVGTGHMDGRPGATTERFLMSEQKHILITGGAGFVAGMLRQHWGATYRLRLADVNPVENLADHEEFVRMDITNLDEFHAACRGIHTVIHLAADRSPRADFYETLLDLNIIGAYNAFHAAHLCGCKRIVFASSVNAVLGYPGDSSIEWDVPIFPTNVYGATKCWGEALARVYSETHGLSCICVRLGGPRWNADEIYDPDKPSILISPRDTAQLFQKCVEADTDFAIVHGVSDHKKSYLGIDATREVLGYTPQDGTAKRP
- a CDS encoding TauD/TfdA family dioxygenase gives rise to the protein MRPQNPANILRTPRPQILGQRLHHPSHLLARPQRPRSARLLRQPQRSLQYLQQSIWNPAMTFRTTPLTPNYGVEVHDIDLTQINGEMAEALLDAVNEHALLLFRRQSLHDEDIYTLSAALGPVAEPAARVNHSPRFKEVNYLSNLNNDEGTFIGAPITDNDSSWHTDQAFRKNPATLSTLFCIIAPEQGGGTSFCSTHMGYEALPKTLKKHIENMRVKYLPGKIHEVEPLVVTHPLVLTSPSTGRKTLYLAPHTRGIDGLDEAESQALKNELLTYQLRPQHIYQHNYRMGDMLIYDNAQLLHKRDAYKGPRFLKITRVFLSHDRFAIPD
- a CDS encoding phytanoyl-CoA dioxygenase family protein, with product MSNLTEPILNEVEVDYFRRHGYIMRTDLLTVDERDEFIALFDRDREQFVFRWHPYGYHQQANYDALVTTPEFDRVIRHPKILAAIEQLMGGPVCFGEIGARYMLPYDGEQHRSWHRDRPHWDEHPFRMDYIQLMLYLTDVGADTHCFSLSPESVYEPTLEDNEAQLKRGGIADIHGPAGTVCLFNVAALHTATTRPTKCDRKTLQIYYGHRDHKYLANDSIIPPIFWRDHKDPEVRAFYGNLNEVSNIYNKAFGIQP
- a CDS encoding glycerate kinase, with protein sequence MRAHAREIFDTAVKAVDAEQCVRQFVSLDDNILHIGDRNYDLSVYHRILVVGTGKASPQMGVALEDILGNRISGGSMNTKYDHALPLKHIDIVECGHPVPDESGVDGVGRMVHLLEEADENTLVICLISGGGSALAPAPADGLTLADKQETTSLLLACGANIVELNAIRKHLSRLKGGGLARAAFPATVVALMLSDVIGDPMDVIASGPTVPDTATFKTCMDILDKYELVDKIPESVRLRLKAGLAGDIEDTPKPGDAALSKVQNLVVGSNGLAVAAANNKAMELGYNALVLSTRIEGEAREVAYVYAGIAKEIVTSGQPLTAPACVIAGGETTVLVSGEGKGGRNQEIPLSGAIQLAGWDNVVLFSGGTDGTDGPTDAAGAVADGQTIARAEALGLSAIAHLKNNDAYHFFKPLDDLIITGATGTNVADVALVMVGNA